From the Teredinibacter turnerae T7901 genome, one window contains:
- a CDS encoding zinc-dependent alcohol dehydrogenase, whose translation MSTTEISAAYYKGSKQFEIAKIMAPPPLAGEVQIRTAYVGICGTDLHAFHGRMDTRIGCNRIIGHEMSGIVENVGEGVRHLKPGQHVVVRPLAHCSECPACKSGLQHICHNLKFLGLDTDGAFQQLWTVPEYTVHQIPESLPLECAALIEPVSVACHGVSRSRLQAGENVLVIGGGPIGLLIAMVAKHAGGNIIISEVSEARLAIAKKLGFKVLNPSQQDIVASVMTETNARGVDVIFEVSGTQPGVDTMTKIAASRARIVMTAIHSEKRPIDLFQFFWREIELIGARVYTHEDYEKAIELVTNGAIDTGTIITDVGSLENIQQAFEALEGNPTAMKSLIKVADW comes from the coding sequence ATGAGTACAACAGAAATTAGCGCTGCGTATTACAAAGGCAGCAAGCAGTTTGAGATCGCTAAAATTATGGCACCGCCTCCATTGGCGGGTGAGGTTCAAATCAGAACAGCCTATGTCGGCATATGCGGAACAGATTTGCATGCTTTTCATGGCCGCATGGATACACGAATTGGTTGCAATCGAATTATTGGTCATGAAATGTCTGGAATCGTCGAAAATGTGGGGGAGGGCGTACGCCATCTAAAGCCTGGACAACACGTCGTGGTGCGTCCGTTGGCTCACTGCTCAGAATGCCCCGCGTGTAAATCCGGGCTTCAACACATCTGCCATAATTTAAAATTTCTCGGCCTTGATACAGATGGCGCTTTTCAACAACTGTGGACCGTACCCGAATATACAGTTCACCAGATTCCTGAATCCCTACCGCTGGAATGTGCCGCGTTAATAGAGCCAGTTTCTGTGGCTTGTCATGGAGTGAGCCGCAGCCGCCTGCAAGCTGGTGAAAATGTTTTGGTGATCGGCGGTGGACCTATAGGGTTGCTGATTGCGATGGTGGCGAAACACGCTGGCGGCAACATCATTATTTCTGAAGTTAGCGAGGCAAGGCTTGCAATAGCAAAAAAACTTGGGTTTAAGGTATTAAACCCATCGCAGCAAGATATTGTGGCGAGCGTAATGACTGAGACTAACGCTAGAGGCGTCGATGTTATTTTTGAAGTTTCGGGCACCCAGCCCGGTGTTGATACCATGACAAAAATCGCTGCGTCCAGGGCAAGAATTGTTATGACGGCCATTCATTCAGAAAAGCGCCCCATCGATTTGTTTCAATTCTTTTGGCGTGAAATTGAGTTGATCGGGGCGAGGGTTTACACCCACGAAGATTATGAAAAAGCTATCGAATTGGTAACTAATGGAGCCATTGACACAGGCACCATTATTACTGACGTAGGCTCTTTAGAAAACATTCAGCAAGCATTTGAAGCGCTCGAAGGCAATCCAACGGCCATGAAAAGTTTAATTAAAGTTGCTGATTGGTAG
- a CDS encoding gluconate 5-dehydrogenase → MINDLFNLSGKIALITGGTHGIGMACGLMLGKAGAKIVVNDIDEEKLETCKRHYNNEGIDVYILKFDVANETDVHRGISQIEEEIGSIDILVNNAGIIKRIPILDMPTDEYRQVIDIDLVAPFIVSKRVAPAMIARREGKIINMCSMMSVYGRQNVAAYAAAKGGLKLLTQNMCCEWAKYNVQVNGIGPGYIATQQTAPIRVNGHPFNNLVMTRTPANRWGEPEDVGKAALFLASKAADFVNGQVLYVDGGIIANFGYVENENTSENISQAPLAAVR, encoded by the coding sequence ATGATTAACGATCTGTTTAACTTATCCGGAAAAATTGCACTTATCACAGGTGGCACACACGGTATAGGCATGGCGTGTGGCCTTATGCTTGGCAAAGCAGGGGCCAAAATTGTTGTAAACGATATTGACGAGGAAAAACTGGAAACCTGCAAGCGCCACTATAACAATGAAGGAATAGATGTATATATATTGAAGTTTGATGTCGCAAACGAGACCGATGTTCATAGAGGCATCAGTCAAATAGAAGAAGAAATCGGTTCTATCGATATTTTAGTAAACAATGCGGGAATAATAAAACGCATCCCCATACTAGATATGCCCACGGATGAGTATAGACAGGTCATTGATATCGACCTTGTAGCTCCATTTATCGTTTCCAAACGGGTTGCACCCGCTATGATAGCGCGCCGTGAAGGCAAGATTATCAACATGTGTTCAATGATGAGTGTGTACGGCCGTCAGAACGTGGCGGCTTACGCTGCAGCAAAAGGTGGGCTTAAATTATTAACTCAAAACATGTGCTGTGAATGGGCGAAATACAATGTACAAGTGAATGGCATTGGTCCAGGTTATATTGCGACTCAACAGACGGCGCCGATTCGAGTTAATGGTCACCCATTCAATAATCTAGTGATGACGCGTACACCAGCCAATCGCTGGGGAGAGCCGGAGGATGTTGGTAAAGCAGCGTTATTTCTCGCGTCTAAGGCTGCGGATTTCGTGAATGGTCAAGTGCTCTATGTCGACGGTGGGATTATTGCAAATTTTGGCTATGTCGAAAACGAAAACACGTCAGAGAATATATCTCAAGCTCCGCTAGCTGCTGTGCGATAA
- a CDS encoding alpha/beta hydrolase, which produces MDKYLNVNGIKVHYKNFPGGGKTLLLVHGLTQNIASFDGLIDEGLANDINVVMPDLRGRGLSEKPETGYSVEDHSNDLLELIKALDLNDVALAGHSYGALLCYYLAAKNPKTITSLISLDTPCGLHPEIRKQIQAGVSRIGKKYSSWEEFINGVKQMPHLKGWWNPRIESLYRADAEIFSDGSVTTRSSAIAIAETVDKAFLIDWNHVLKSIEQPLLMLNATGPFGGAGAPPMLPKDSAMAVVNGVKNGVYVDIPGNHITMLYGNGATKIVSSIKHFLCD; this is translated from the coding sequence ATGGATAAATATCTCAATGTAAACGGCATTAAAGTGCATTACAAAAATTTTCCCGGGGGAGGAAAAACGCTCCTGTTAGTCCACGGACTGACACAAAATATTGCCTCATTCGACGGCTTGATCGATGAAGGGCTGGCAAACGATATCAATGTGGTTATGCCGGATTTGCGTGGGCGCGGGTTAAGCGAAAAACCAGAAACAGGTTACAGTGTAGAAGATCATTCAAATGATCTTCTGGAACTGATAAAAGCGCTTGATTTAAACGATGTTGCTCTAGCCGGTCACTCTTATGGTGCGCTTCTTTGCTACTACCTGGCAGCGAAAAATCCGAAAACGATTACGAGCCTTATCAGCCTAGATACACCATGCGGGTTACATCCTGAAATTCGAAAGCAAATACAGGCTGGTGTATCTCGCATTGGTAAGAAATATTCCTCCTGGGAAGAATTCATAAACGGTGTCAAGCAAATGCCACATTTAAAAGGGTGGTGGAACCCCAGAATCGAGAGTCTTTACAGGGCCGATGCTGAAATCTTCAGCGATGGATCGGTGACCACACGTTCCAGCGCTATCGCAATTGCAGAGACGGTGGATAAAGCTTTCCTAATCGATTGGAATCACGTTCTTAAAAGTATTGAGCAGCCCTTGCTGATGTTAAACGCTACAGGCCCGTTCGGTGGTGCTGGAGCCCCACCAATGCTTCCCAAAGACAGTGCTATGGCAGTGGTTAATGGGGTAAAAAATGGCGTCTATGTAGATATTCCCGGAAACCACATAACCATGCTCTATGGAAACGGCGCAACAAAAATTGTTTCCTCAATAAAGCATTTTTTGTGTGACTAG